A genomic region of Eriocheir sinensis breed Jianghai 21 chromosome 42, ASM2467909v1, whole genome shotgun sequence contains the following coding sequences:
- the LOC127009898 gene encoding ATP-binding cassette sub-family G member 4-like isoform X8, translating to MAELLSVQVPSRRGLGGYVEFHKNMEAGGGAPGVGTPMLGSPAGRQPYLNPALSHARISNDLRKKVVNGASAGIIMSHLPKRPPVHIEFNDLSYSVSEGRHRGFKTILKKVSGRFKSGRLTAIMGPSGAGKSTLMNITAGYRISNVVGSILVNGRERNLRKFRKMSCYIMQDDHLHPHLTVLESMNCSANLKLGDRMKRAQKEEVINEILETLSLTECRDTRAINLSGGQRKRLSIALELVNNPPVMFFDEPTSGLDSSSSFQCINLLKTLAQGGRTIICTIHQPSAKLFEKFDYLYALADGQCIYRGAITGLIPFLSAMGLECPSYHNPADFLMEVASGDYGEFTHKLTSAVHCGKCDNLAPDNHEAVRAKQDLICNDEQGREGGGGGEAGGGGGGGGGTAGETRVNMPPSKHSLLASEDESIDDIPNSFPTSGWKQFVILFKRTFLSIIRDGMLTKMRICSHILIGLLIGLLYYNIGNEAGKVFNNSGCLFFCMLFLMFTAMMPTILTFPLEMNVFIREHLNYWYSLKSYYLAKTMADMPFQVIYPLLYVLLVYFLTAQPLEAHRFFMFTTMCIMTSLVAQSLGLAIGACLNIQGAVFLGPITSIPVLLFSGFFVNFSTIPIYLRWVTYISYVRYGFEGTLLSIYGFDRKPLHCSEPYCHYKSPRKFLEEMDIIGAEFWIDFVVLFSFFIALRTLGYFVLRWKLKAER from the exons CAATGACTTGAGGAAGAAGGTGGTCAATGGGGCCAGCGCAGGGATCATCATGTCCCACCTGCCCAAGCGTCCCCCTGTCCACATCGAGTTCAATGACCTCTCCTACTCCGTGTCCGAGGGCCGCCACAGGG GGTTCAAGACCATCCTGAAGAAGGTGAGCGGGAGGTTCAAGTCCGGCCGCCTCACCGCCATCATGGGACCATCCGGGGCGGGCAAGTCCACCCTCATGAACATCACGGCGggctacag GATCAGCAACGTGGTGGGCAGCATCCTCGTGAACGGGCGCGAGCGGAACCTTCGTAAGTTCCGCAAAATGTCGTGTTACATTATGCAGGATGACCACCTTCACCCACACCTCACCGTGCTCGAGAGTATGAACTGCTCGGCGAACCTCAAGCTGGGCGACAGGATGAAGCGGgcgcagaaggaggaggtg atCAACGAAATCCTGGAAACCCTCAGCTTGACGGAATGCAGAGACACCCGCGCCATCAACCTCTCGGGCGGGCAAAGAAAGCGACTCTCCATCGCCCTCGAACTGGTCAACAACCCTCCAGTCATGTTCTTCGACGAGCCAACCAG CGGCCtagacagcagcagcagcttccAGTGCATCAACCTGCTGAAGACGTTGGCGCAGGGTGGCCGCACCATCATCTGCACCATCCACCAGCCCTCCGCCAAGCTCTTTGAGAAGTTCGACTACCTGTATGCGCTGGCCGACGGGCAATGCATCTACCGCGGCGCCATCACgggcctcatccccttcctctccgccATGGGCCTCGAGTGTCCCTCCTACCACAACCCCGCGGACTTCC TGATGGAGGTGGCGAGCGGCGACTATGGGGAGTTCACGCACAAGCTGACCTCGGCCGTGCACTGCGGGAAGTGTGACAACCTGGCGCCCGACAACCACGAGGCGGTCAGGGCCAAGCAGGACCTCATCT GCAACGACGAACAGGgcagagaaggaggcggaggtggtgaagcaggcggaggagggggaggaggaggaggcacagcgGGGGAGACTCGGGTCAACATGCCCCCCTCGAAGCACTCCCTCCTGGCCTCCGAGGACGAGAGCATCGATGATATCCCCAATTCCTTCCCGACGTCGGGCTGGAAGCAGTTCGTCATCCTCTTCAAGCGAACGTTCCTCTCGATCATCAGGGATGGG ATGCTGACCAAGATGAGGATTTGCTCGCACATCCTCATTGGGCTGCTCATCGGCTTGCTCTACTACAACATTGGCAACGAGGCGGGCAAGGTCTTCAACAACTCTGGATGCCTCTTCTTCTGTATGCTGTTCCTCATGTTCACCGCCATGATGCCCACCATTTTGACCT TCCCGCTGGAGATGAACGTGTTTATCCGGGAACATCTCAACTATTGGTACTCTCTCAAGTCTTACTACCTGGCGAAGACTATGGCCGACATGCCCTTCCAG gTGATCTACCCGCTGCTGTACGTGTTGCTGGTGTACTTCCTCACCGCACAGCCGCTGGAGGCACACCGCTTCTTCATGTTCACCACCATGTGCATAATGACGTCCCTCGTGGCGCAGTCCCTCGGCCTCGCCATAGGGGCCTGCCTCAACATACAG GGTGCTGTGTTCCTGGGGCCCATCACCTCCATCCCGGTGTTGCTCTTCTCCGGCTTCTTCGTTAACTTCTCCACCATCCCCATCTACCTCCGCTGGGTCACCTACATCTCCTACGTCAG ATACGGCTTCGAGGGGACGCTGCTGAGCATATACGGCTTTGACAGGAAGCCTCTGCACTGCTCGGAGCCTTACTGCCACTACAAGTCCCCGCGGAAGTTCCTGGAGGAGATGGACATTATAGGCGCCGAGTTCTGGATAGACTTCGTGgtgctcttctccttcttcatcgccCTCAGGACCCTCGGGTATTTTGTCCTCCGGTGGAAGCTCAAGGCGGAACGCTAG
- the LOC127009898 gene encoding ATP-binding cassette sub-family G member 4-like isoform X6, producing the protein MAELLSVQVPSRRGLGGYVEFHKNMEAGGGAPGVGTPMLGSPAGRQPYLNPALSHARISNDLRKKVVNGASAGIIMSHLPKRPPVHIEFNDLSYSVSEGRHRGFKTILKKVSGRFKSGRLTAIMGPSGAGKSTLMNITAGYRISNVVGSILVNGRERNLRKFRKMSCYIMQDDHLHPHLTVLESMNCSANLKLGDRMKRAQKEEVINEILETLSLTECRDTRAINLSGGQRKRLSIALELVNNPPVMFFDEPTSGLDSSSSFQCINLLKTLAQGGRTIICTIHQPSAKLFEKFDYLYALADGQCIYRGAITGLIPFLSAMGLECPSYHNPADFLMEVASGDYGEFTHKLTSAVHCGKCDNLAPDNHEAVRAKQDLICECGGKGNDEQGREGGGGGEAGGGGGGGGGTAGETRVNMPPSKHSLLASEDESIDDIPNSFPTSGWKQFVILFKRTFLSIIRDGMLTKMRICSHILIGLLIGLLYYNIGNEAGKVFNNSGCLFFCMLFLMFTAMMPTILTFPLEMNVFIREHLNYWYSLKSYYLAKTMADMPFQVIYPLLYVLLVYFLTAQPLEAHRFFMFTTMCIMTSLVAQSLGLAIGACLNIQGAVFLGPITSIPVLLFSGFFVNFSTIPIYLRWVTYISYVRYGFEGTLLSIYGFDRKPLHCSEPYCHYKSPRKFLEEMDIIGAEFWIDFVVLFSFFIALRTLGYFVLRWKLKAER; encoded by the exons CAATGACTTGAGGAAGAAGGTGGTCAATGGGGCCAGCGCAGGGATCATCATGTCCCACCTGCCCAAGCGTCCCCCTGTCCACATCGAGTTCAATGACCTCTCCTACTCCGTGTCCGAGGGCCGCCACAGGG GGTTCAAGACCATCCTGAAGAAGGTGAGCGGGAGGTTCAAGTCCGGCCGCCTCACCGCCATCATGGGACCATCCGGGGCGGGCAAGTCCACCCTCATGAACATCACGGCGggctacag GATCAGCAACGTGGTGGGCAGCATCCTCGTGAACGGGCGCGAGCGGAACCTTCGTAAGTTCCGCAAAATGTCGTGTTACATTATGCAGGATGACCACCTTCACCCACACCTCACCGTGCTCGAGAGTATGAACTGCTCGGCGAACCTCAAGCTGGGCGACAGGATGAAGCGGgcgcagaaggaggaggtg atCAACGAAATCCTGGAAACCCTCAGCTTGACGGAATGCAGAGACACCCGCGCCATCAACCTCTCGGGCGGGCAAAGAAAGCGACTCTCCATCGCCCTCGAACTGGTCAACAACCCTCCAGTCATGTTCTTCGACGAGCCAACCAG CGGCCtagacagcagcagcagcttccAGTGCATCAACCTGCTGAAGACGTTGGCGCAGGGTGGCCGCACCATCATCTGCACCATCCACCAGCCCTCCGCCAAGCTCTTTGAGAAGTTCGACTACCTGTATGCGCTGGCCGACGGGCAATGCATCTACCGCGGCGCCATCACgggcctcatccccttcctctccgccATGGGCCTCGAGTGTCCCTCCTACCACAACCCCGCGGACTTCC TGATGGAGGTGGCGAGCGGCGACTATGGGGAGTTCACGCACAAGCTGACCTCGGCCGTGCACTGCGGGAAGTGTGACAACCTGGCGCCCGACAACCACGAGGCGGTCAGGGCCAAGCAGGACCTCATCTGTGAGTGTGGGGGGAAAG GCAACGACGAACAGGgcagagaaggaggcggaggtggtgaagcaggcggaggagggggaggaggaggaggcacagcgGGGGAGACTCGGGTCAACATGCCCCCCTCGAAGCACTCCCTCCTGGCCTCCGAGGACGAGAGCATCGATGATATCCCCAATTCCTTCCCGACGTCGGGCTGGAAGCAGTTCGTCATCCTCTTCAAGCGAACGTTCCTCTCGATCATCAGGGATGGG ATGCTGACCAAGATGAGGATTTGCTCGCACATCCTCATTGGGCTGCTCATCGGCTTGCTCTACTACAACATTGGCAACGAGGCGGGCAAGGTCTTCAACAACTCTGGATGCCTCTTCTTCTGTATGCTGTTCCTCATGTTCACCGCCATGATGCCCACCATTTTGACCT TCCCGCTGGAGATGAACGTGTTTATCCGGGAACATCTCAACTATTGGTACTCTCTCAAGTCTTACTACCTGGCGAAGACTATGGCCGACATGCCCTTCCAG gTGATCTACCCGCTGCTGTACGTGTTGCTGGTGTACTTCCTCACCGCACAGCCGCTGGAGGCACACCGCTTCTTCATGTTCACCACCATGTGCATAATGACGTCCCTCGTGGCGCAGTCCCTCGGCCTCGCCATAGGGGCCTGCCTCAACATACAG GGTGCTGTGTTCCTGGGGCCCATCACCTCCATCCCGGTGTTGCTCTTCTCCGGCTTCTTCGTTAACTTCTCCACCATCCCCATCTACCTCCGCTGGGTCACCTACATCTCCTACGTCAG ATACGGCTTCGAGGGGACGCTGCTGAGCATATACGGCTTTGACAGGAAGCCTCTGCACTGCTCGGAGCCTTACTGCCACTACAAGTCCCCGCGGAAGTTCCTGGAGGAGATGGACATTATAGGCGCCGAGTTCTGGATAGACTTCGTGgtgctcttctccttcttcatcgccCTCAGGACCCTCGGGTATTTTGTCCTCCGGTGGAAGCTCAAGGCGGAACGCTAG
- the LOC127009898 gene encoding ATP-binding cassette sub-family G member 4-like isoform X5 — protein MFVGVSECGCVRGAEEEEDVKPSGKEEIKEKEKKEVNVEKEVDVEKKEVDVEKDENKEKKRADNGICSSNDLRKKVVNGASAGIIMSHLPKRPPVHIEFNDLSYSVSEGRHRGFKTILKKVSGRFKSGRLTAIMGPSGAGKSTLMNITAGYRISNVVGSILVNGRERNLRKFRKMSCYIMQDDHLHPHLTVLESMNCSANLKLGDRMKRAQKEEVINEILETLSLTECRDTRAINLSGGQRKRLSIALELVNNPPVMFFDEPTSGLDSSSSFQCINLLKTLAQGGRTIICTIHQPSAKLFEKFDYLYALADGQCIYRGAITGLIPFLSAMGLECPSYHNPADFLMEVASGDYGEFTHKLTSAVHCGKCDNLAPDNHEAVRAKQDLICECGGKGNDEQGREGGGGGEAGGGGGGGGGTAGETRVNMPPSKHSLLASEDESIDDIPNSFPTSGWKQFVILFKRTFLSIIRDGMLTKMRICSHILIGLLIGLLYYNIGNEAGKVFNNSGCLFFCMLFLMFTAMMPTILTFPLEMNVFIREHLNYWYSLKSYYLAKTMADMPFQVIYPLLYVLLVYFLTAQPLEAHRFFMFTTMCIMTSLVAQSLGLAIGACLNIQGAVFLGPITSIPVLLFSGFFVNFSTIPIYLRWVTYISYVRYGFEGTLLSIYGFDRKPLHCSEPYCHYKSPRKFLEEMDIIGAEFWIDFVVLFSFFIALRTLGYFVLRWKLKAER, from the exons CAATGACTTGAGGAAGAAGGTGGTCAATGGGGCCAGCGCAGGGATCATCATGTCCCACCTGCCCAAGCGTCCCCCTGTCCACATCGAGTTCAATGACCTCTCCTACTCCGTGTCCGAGGGCCGCCACAGGG GGTTCAAGACCATCCTGAAGAAGGTGAGCGGGAGGTTCAAGTCCGGCCGCCTCACCGCCATCATGGGACCATCCGGGGCGGGCAAGTCCACCCTCATGAACATCACGGCGggctacag GATCAGCAACGTGGTGGGCAGCATCCTCGTGAACGGGCGCGAGCGGAACCTTCGTAAGTTCCGCAAAATGTCGTGTTACATTATGCAGGATGACCACCTTCACCCACACCTCACCGTGCTCGAGAGTATGAACTGCTCGGCGAACCTCAAGCTGGGCGACAGGATGAAGCGGgcgcagaaggaggaggtg atCAACGAAATCCTGGAAACCCTCAGCTTGACGGAATGCAGAGACACCCGCGCCATCAACCTCTCGGGCGGGCAAAGAAAGCGACTCTCCATCGCCCTCGAACTGGTCAACAACCCTCCAGTCATGTTCTTCGACGAGCCAACCAG CGGCCtagacagcagcagcagcttccAGTGCATCAACCTGCTGAAGACGTTGGCGCAGGGTGGCCGCACCATCATCTGCACCATCCACCAGCCCTCCGCCAAGCTCTTTGAGAAGTTCGACTACCTGTATGCGCTGGCCGACGGGCAATGCATCTACCGCGGCGCCATCACgggcctcatccccttcctctccgccATGGGCCTCGAGTGTCCCTCCTACCACAACCCCGCGGACTTCC TGATGGAGGTGGCGAGCGGCGACTATGGGGAGTTCACGCACAAGCTGACCTCGGCCGTGCACTGCGGGAAGTGTGACAACCTGGCGCCCGACAACCACGAGGCGGTCAGGGCCAAGCAGGACCTCATCTGTGAGTGTGGGGGGAAAG GCAACGACGAACAGGgcagagaaggaggcggaggtggtgaagcaggcggaggagggggaggaggaggaggcacagcgGGGGAGACTCGGGTCAACATGCCCCCCTCGAAGCACTCCCTCCTGGCCTCCGAGGACGAGAGCATCGATGATATCCCCAATTCCTTCCCGACGTCGGGCTGGAAGCAGTTCGTCATCCTCTTCAAGCGAACGTTCCTCTCGATCATCAGGGATGGG ATGCTGACCAAGATGAGGATTTGCTCGCACATCCTCATTGGGCTGCTCATCGGCTTGCTCTACTACAACATTGGCAACGAGGCGGGCAAGGTCTTCAACAACTCTGGATGCCTCTTCTTCTGTATGCTGTTCCTCATGTTCACCGCCATGATGCCCACCATTTTGACCT TCCCGCTGGAGATGAACGTGTTTATCCGGGAACATCTCAACTATTGGTACTCTCTCAAGTCTTACTACCTGGCGAAGACTATGGCCGACATGCCCTTCCAG gTGATCTACCCGCTGCTGTACGTGTTGCTGGTGTACTTCCTCACCGCACAGCCGCTGGAGGCACACCGCTTCTTCATGTTCACCACCATGTGCATAATGACGTCCCTCGTGGCGCAGTCCCTCGGCCTCGCCATAGGGGCCTGCCTCAACATACAG GGTGCTGTGTTCCTGGGGCCCATCACCTCCATCCCGGTGTTGCTCTTCTCCGGCTTCTTCGTTAACTTCTCCACCATCCCCATCTACCTCCGCTGGGTCACCTACATCTCCTACGTCAG ATACGGCTTCGAGGGGACGCTGCTGAGCATATACGGCTTTGACAGGAAGCCTCTGCACTGCTCGGAGCCTTACTGCCACTACAAGTCCCCGCGGAAGTTCCTGGAGGAGATGGACATTATAGGCGCCGAGTTCTGGATAGACTTCGTGgtgctcttctccttcttcatcgccCTCAGGACCCTCGGGTATTTTGTCCTCCGGTGGAAGCTCAAGGCGGAACGCTAG
- the LOC127009898 gene encoding ATP-binding cassette sub-family G member 4-like isoform X7, which yields MSHLPKRPPVHIEFNDLSYSVSEGRHRGFKTILKKVSGRFKSGRLTAIMGPSGAGKSTLMNITAGYRISNVVGSILVNGRERNLRKFRKMSCYIMQDDHLHPHLTVLESMNCSANLKLGDRMKRAQKEEVINEILETLSLTECRDTRAINLSGGQRKRLSIALELVNNPPVMFFDEPTSGLDSSSSFQCINLLKTLAQGGRTIICTIHQPSAKLFEKFDYLYALADGQCIYRGAITGLIPFLSAMGLECPSYHNPADFLMEVASGDYGEFTHKLTSAVHCGKCDNLAPDNHEAVRAKQDLICECGGKGNDEQGREGGGGGEAGGGGGGGGGTAGETRVNMPPSKHSLLASEDESIDDIPNSFPTSGWKQFVILFKRTFLSIIRDGMLTKMRICSHILIGLLIGLLYYNIGNEAGKVFNNSGCLFFCMLFLMFTAMMPTILTFPLEMNVFIREHLNYWYSLKSYYLAKTMADMPFQVIYPLLYVLLVYFLTAQPLEAHRFFMFTTMCIMTSLVAQSLGLAIGACLNIQGAVFLGPITSIPVLLFSGFFVNFSTIPIYLRWVTYISYVRYGFEGTLLSIYGFDRKPLHCSEPYCHYKSPRKFLEEMDIIGAEFWIDFVVLFSFFIALRTLGYFVLRWKLKAER from the exons ATGTCCCACCTGCCCAAGCGTCCCCCTGTCCACATCGAGTTCAATGACCTCTCCTACTCCGTGTCCGAGGGCCGCCACAGGG GGTTCAAGACCATCCTGAAGAAGGTGAGCGGGAGGTTCAAGTCCGGCCGCCTCACCGCCATCATGGGACCATCCGGGGCGGGCAAGTCCACCCTCATGAACATCACGGCGggctacag GATCAGCAACGTGGTGGGCAGCATCCTCGTGAACGGGCGCGAGCGGAACCTTCGTAAGTTCCGCAAAATGTCGTGTTACATTATGCAGGATGACCACCTTCACCCACACCTCACCGTGCTCGAGAGTATGAACTGCTCGGCGAACCTCAAGCTGGGCGACAGGATGAAGCGGgcgcagaaggaggaggtg atCAACGAAATCCTGGAAACCCTCAGCTTGACGGAATGCAGAGACACCCGCGCCATCAACCTCTCGGGCGGGCAAAGAAAGCGACTCTCCATCGCCCTCGAACTGGTCAACAACCCTCCAGTCATGTTCTTCGACGAGCCAACCAG CGGCCtagacagcagcagcagcttccAGTGCATCAACCTGCTGAAGACGTTGGCGCAGGGTGGCCGCACCATCATCTGCACCATCCACCAGCCCTCCGCCAAGCTCTTTGAGAAGTTCGACTACCTGTATGCGCTGGCCGACGGGCAATGCATCTACCGCGGCGCCATCACgggcctcatccccttcctctccgccATGGGCCTCGAGTGTCCCTCCTACCACAACCCCGCGGACTTCC TGATGGAGGTGGCGAGCGGCGACTATGGGGAGTTCACGCACAAGCTGACCTCGGCCGTGCACTGCGGGAAGTGTGACAACCTGGCGCCCGACAACCACGAGGCGGTCAGGGCCAAGCAGGACCTCATCTGTGAGTGTGGGGGGAAAG GCAACGACGAACAGGgcagagaaggaggcggaggtggtgaagcaggcggaggagggggaggaggaggaggcacagcgGGGGAGACTCGGGTCAACATGCCCCCCTCGAAGCACTCCCTCCTGGCCTCCGAGGACGAGAGCATCGATGATATCCCCAATTCCTTCCCGACGTCGGGCTGGAAGCAGTTCGTCATCCTCTTCAAGCGAACGTTCCTCTCGATCATCAGGGATGGG ATGCTGACCAAGATGAGGATTTGCTCGCACATCCTCATTGGGCTGCTCATCGGCTTGCTCTACTACAACATTGGCAACGAGGCGGGCAAGGTCTTCAACAACTCTGGATGCCTCTTCTTCTGTATGCTGTTCCTCATGTTCACCGCCATGATGCCCACCATTTTGACCT TCCCGCTGGAGATGAACGTGTTTATCCGGGAACATCTCAACTATTGGTACTCTCTCAAGTCTTACTACCTGGCGAAGACTATGGCCGACATGCCCTTCCAG gTGATCTACCCGCTGCTGTACGTGTTGCTGGTGTACTTCCTCACCGCACAGCCGCTGGAGGCACACCGCTTCTTCATGTTCACCACCATGTGCATAATGACGTCCCTCGTGGCGCAGTCCCTCGGCCTCGCCATAGGGGCCTGCCTCAACATACAG GGTGCTGTGTTCCTGGGGCCCATCACCTCCATCCCGGTGTTGCTCTTCTCCGGCTTCTTCGTTAACTTCTCCACCATCCCCATCTACCTCCGCTGGGTCACCTACATCTCCTACGTCAG ATACGGCTTCGAGGGGACGCTGCTGAGCATATACGGCTTTGACAGGAAGCCTCTGCACTGCTCGGAGCCTTACTGCCACTACAAGTCCCCGCGGAAGTTCCTGGAGGAGATGGACATTATAGGCGCCGAGTTCTGGATAGACTTCGTGgtgctcttctccttcttcatcgccCTCAGGACCCTCGGGTATTTTGTCCTCCGGTGGAAGCTCAAGGCGGAACGCTAG